One genomic segment of Thermodesulfobacterium sp. TA1 includes these proteins:
- a CDS encoding ATP-dependent Clp protease proteolytic subunit, translated as MAGIGDLFWIILLAIAMQPFLRQKFLEIARQKAIEQIEKKRGSRVILLVHRQEKMSFFGFPLMRYIDINDSEEVIRAIHLTDKDVPIDIILHTPGGLVLASLQIALAIKKHPAKVTAFIPHYAMSGGTLIALACDEIVMDEHAVLGPVDPQLGEYPAASILRAVKRKPLEHIDDKTLILADVAEMALKQMKENLKLILNNRYSEEKINTLAEVLSQGYFTHDYPITYEKALELGLPVSKDMPVEIYQLMKLFPQPMQTTSSVEYIPLPKKGKS; from the coding sequence ATGGCTGGTATAGGAGACCTTTTTTGGATCATTCTTTTGGCGATAGCTATGCAACCTTTTTTAAGACAAAAGTTTTTAGAAATAGCCAGACAAAAAGCTATAGAACAGATTGAAAAAAAGAGAGGGTCCAGGGTTATCCTCTTAGTTCATCGCCAGGAAAAGATGTCTTTTTTTGGTTTTCCGTTGATGAGGTATATAGATATAAACGATTCTGAAGAAGTAATAAGGGCTATCCATCTTACCGATAAAGATGTACCTATAGACATAATACTACATACCCCTGGAGGTTTGGTTTTAGCCTCCCTTCAAATCGCCCTTGCGATTAAAAAACATCCTGCCAAGGTTACCGCTTTTATTCCACATTATGCCATGAGTGGAGGAACCCTTATTGCCCTTGCCTGTGATGAAATAGTTATGGATGAACATGCAGTCCTTGGACCGGTAGACCCTCAGTTAGGTGAATATCCAGCTGCTTCTATTTTAAGAGCGGTTAAAAGAAAACCTTTAGAACACATCGATGATAAAACCCTGATTTTAGCAGATGTTGCGGAAATGGCCTTAAAACAGATGAAAGAAAACTTAAAACTAATCCTAAACAACCGGTATTCAGAAGAAAAAATAAATACCTTAGCAGAGGTATTGTCTCAAGGCTATTTTACCCATGATTATCCTATTACCTATGAGAAAGCCTTAGAATTAGGGCTTCCGGTAAGTAAAGACATGCCTGTAGAAATATATCAGCTTATGAAACTCTTTCCTCAACCGATGCAAACCACCTCTTCGGTAGAATATATACCGTTACCAAAAAAAGGAAAATCTTAA
- a CDS encoding Cache 3/Cache 2 fusion domain-containing protein — protein MVKKMLGEASLSKKIFILVFVAIMLVYSVVAALVYFQTSSSIKKTEFATLKIEVKTIMHELQTFDEFAKYSADRFMNIFLSMNPRDASAIRPDNEVCDRFTAITGGSVATIFKREGDDFLRIATSLKKEDGTRAVGTTLDRNHPAYQGLLRGETYVGKATLFGKEYMTKYVPVKDGSGNVVGVLFIGFDITQVINNFKNYLGNLKIGEKGFVSVYDVSKGEPKLIAGKDLGKESLEKFLKAKSDKVLEIKVNGEKTTSIFEVYPGFKWLISLNVPNSQLYKTVYTFRNIMFVLNVIAAILIGILVYIVTQRSLVAIPDMAAKLGEVAKGDFSRIGFGKGYRNRNDEIGLIAKAVIQVEEFTQGLVKQIKSSANTIYEVVGNLIGNVNTVKKKIDFQTNQANQIAAAVEEMSATIADVAKNAHYAQNLANESQKISEDGAKLAEQSMVIINETTAATDELKKTLDALSSRVSEIGDIVGLIKDIADQTNLLALNATIEAARAGEHGKGFAVVAGEVRKLAEKTIKATEDIAKRITAVQQESENSVQNMEITVAKVGEALSALTQIREVLDKIAQSSMQVRDAINQIAAATEEQSVASNEVAQAAIQSSQLAMEVKELNERVTEEIEILKNVIAELNKAVEGVKI, from the coding sequence GTGGTTAAAAAAATGTTAGGAGAGGCCTCATTAAGTAAAAAAATCTTTATTTTAGTTTTTGTTGCGATTATGCTGGTTTATTCAGTGGTTGCGGCGTTGGTTTATTTTCAAACAAGTTCTTCTATTAAAAAAACTGAATTTGCTACCCTTAAGATTGAAGTAAAGACCATAATGCATGAGTTGCAGACTTTTGATGAATTTGCTAAATATTCAGCAGATAGGTTTATGAATATTTTTTTATCTATGAACCCGAGAGATGCTTCAGCCATTAGACCTGATAATGAGGTCTGCGATAGATTTACGGCAATTACTGGAGGAAGTGTAGCTACTATTTTTAAAAGGGAAGGGGATGATTTTTTAAGAATAGCCACTTCTCTTAAAAAAGAAGACGGAACCCGTGCTGTTGGCACCACCTTAGATAGAAACCATCCTGCTTATCAGGGTCTTTTAAGAGGAGAAACCTATGTAGGTAAAGCAACCCTTTTTGGGAAAGAATACATGACTAAATACGTGCCTGTTAAAGATGGAAGTGGAAACGTGGTAGGGGTGCTTTTTATTGGTTTTGATATTACTCAAGTAATAAATAATTTTAAAAACTATCTGGGAAATCTAAAAATAGGAGAAAAAGGATTTGTTTCTGTTTATGATGTTTCTAAAGGAGAGCCTAAGCTTATTGCAGGAAAAGATTTAGGTAAAGAAAGCTTAGAAAAATTTTTAAAGGCTAAGTCTGATAAGGTTTTAGAAATTAAAGTAAACGGTGAAAAGACAACTTCAATCTTTGAGGTATATCCTGGTTTTAAATGGTTGATTAGTTTAAACGTTCCTAATTCTCAGCTTTATAAAACGGTTTACACTTTTAGAAACATAATGTTTGTTTTAAACGTTATAGCTGCTATTCTCATAGGAATACTGGTTTATATAGTTACCCAAAGAAGTTTGGTTGCTATTCCTGACATGGCGGCAAAGCTTGGTGAGGTTGCTAAAGGAGATTTTAGCAGGATTGGTTTTGGTAAAGGTTATAGAAATAGAAACGACGAAATAGGCCTTATTGCTAAGGCGGTTATACAGGTAGAAGAGTTTACACAAGGTTTGGTAAAACAGATTAAAAGTTCAGCTAATACGATTTACGAGGTAGTCGGTAATCTTATTGGAAACGTAAATACTGTTAAGAAAAAGATTGACTTTCAGACCAATCAGGCTAATCAGATTGCAGCAGCCGTTGAGGAGATGAGTGCAACCATTGCAGATGTGGCAAAAAATGCTCATTATGCTCAGAACCTTGCTAACGAATCTCAGAAAATATCAGAAGATGGAGCTAAACTTGCTGAACAATCTATGGTTATTATAAATGAAACTACCGCAGCAACCGATGAGCTTAAGAAGACTTTAGATGCTTTAAGTTCAAGAGTAAGTGAAATAGGAGATATCGTAGGATTGATTAAGGACATAGCAGACCAGACAAACCTTCTTGCATTAAACGCAACGATTGAGGCAGCAAGAGCTGGAGAACATGGAAAAGGTTTTGCGGTTGTTGCAGGAGAGGTAAGAAAACTTGCAGAAAAAACCATTAAAGCAACCGAAGATATAGCTAAAAGAATAACAGCGGTTCAGCAAGAGTCTGAAAATTCTGTCCAAAACATGGAAATAACCGTTGCAAAGGTAGGAGAGGCTTTAAGTGCCTTGACGCAGATTAGGGAGGTGCTTGATAAGATTGCTCAATCAAGCATGCAGGTAAGAGATGCTATTAATCAGATAGCGGCGGCTACTGAAGAGCAAAGTGTAGCAAGCAATGAGGTAGCTCAAGCTGCCATACAATCAAGTCAGCTTGCGATGGAGGTAAAAGAGTTAAACGAAAGAGTAACAGAAGAAATAGAAATTTTAAAGAACGTGATTGCAGAGCTTAACAAAGCGGTTGAGGGAGTAAAGATATAG
- the dnaN gene encoding DNA polymerase III subunit beta, which translates to MQIKAETSKLEKMLKNIEKVSDKKASMAVLSMVLVEPIPEENTLYLTATDLEIGYKGKTFAEIEGFSSPFCVSAKKFYEIVKNFPEDTIYLIKEENKLILKDEEEKIVYNLSIMDGEDFPSLPEFVEENTLEIPGKTLVELIATTAFCASKEDTRFVLGGIYLEPLKEEGKLRAVASDGHRLALLDREVTGIENFPAEGFIIARKAAKQIEEIAEDELVVRIGFTNNYVVVWTSNALFFTRTIEGPYPDYRMVIPSEYNNFLKIDRKLFIDALKRVSLVANERFKPIILELLNKEVILTSQETELGKAQVRISAEYEGEPMVVSYNADYLLDALQIMNSEEIEMKIGAGKTPAILTGYRDEGFLYLLMPMVL; encoded by the coding sequence ATGCAGATTAAAGCTGAAACCTCTAAGTTAGAAAAGATGCTTAAAAACATAGAAAAAGTTTCAGACAAAAAGGCTTCTATGGCTGTGCTTTCTATGGTCTTAGTTGAACCTATACCAGAAGAAAATACCCTTTATCTTACGGCTACTGACCTTGAAATAGGATATAAAGGTAAAACTTTTGCTGAAATAGAAGGATTCTCCTCTCCTTTTTGTGTTTCTGCAAAAAAATTTTACGAAATCGTCAAAAACTTTCCCGAAGATACTATTTATCTTATCAAAGAAGAAAATAAACTAATTCTAAAAGACGAAGAAGAAAAAATTGTATATAACCTTAGCATAATGGATGGAGAAGATTTTCCGAGCTTACCTGAGTTTGTCGAAGAAAATACCTTAGAGATCCCTGGAAAAACCTTAGTAGAGCTTATAGCTACCACTGCTTTTTGCGCCTCTAAGGAAGATACTCGTTTTGTTTTAGGGGGAATTTATTTAGAGCCATTAAAAGAGGAAGGTAAACTAAGAGCCGTAGCTTCAGACGGTCATAGGTTAGCCCTTTTAGACAGAGAAGTTACAGGGATTGAAAACTTTCCTGCCGAAGGTTTTATCATTGCAAGAAAGGCAGCCAAACAAATAGAGGAGATAGCAGAAGATGAGCTGGTAGTAAGGATTGGTTTTACTAACAACTACGTAGTTGTCTGGACCTCTAACGCTCTATTTTTCACCAGAACGATAGAAGGTCCCTATCCAGACTATCGTATGGTCATACCTTCTGAATATAACAATTTCTTAAAAATAGACAGAAAGCTCTTTATAGATGCTTTAAAAAGGGTTTCTTTGGTGGCAAACGAGCGGTTTAAACCTATAATCTTAGAATTACTAAACAAGGAAGTTATCCTTACCTCTCAAGAAACAGAATTGGGTAAAGCTCAGGTGAGGATTAGTGCAGAATATGAAGGAGAGCCTATGGTAGTAAGTTACAATGCTGACTATCTACTTGATGCTTTGCAAATCATGAATTCCGAAGAAATAGAGATGAAAATAGGTGCAGGTAAAACCCCTGCCATCCTCACAGGATACAGAGATGAAGGGTTTCTTTACTTATTAATGCCTATGGTTTTATAA
- the hpt gene encoding hypoxanthine phosphoribosyltransferase encodes MEKPKLRLVIPKDEISLKIKELSEKIDKDFDEEPIVFIATLKGAFMFASDLLKHIKNPNVEVDFVRVKSYGLSDKSSGKVELIKDIEIPVEGKNVIIVEDIVDTGLTLKFLYERLKALKPKTLKVCALIDKKERREVDIPVDYIGFEVEKGFLVGYGLDFAEKYRHLSEVYEMVKDE; translated from the coding sequence ATGGAAAAACCTAAACTAAGGTTGGTCATACCTAAGGATGAAATATCCCTTAAAATTAAAGAATTATCCGAAAAAATTGATAAAGATTTTGATGAAGAACCTATTGTTTTTATAGCTACGTTAAAAGGGGCTTTTATGTTTGCTTCAGACCTTTTAAAACATATTAAAAATCCTAACGTAGAAGTAGATTTTGTAAGGGTAAAAAGTTATGGCCTTTCAGATAAATCCTCTGGGAAGGTAGAGTTAATAAAAGACATAGAAATACCGGTAGAAGGAAAAAATGTAATCATTGTAGAAGACATCGTAGATACAGGACTTACCTTAAAATTTTTGTATGAAAGACTTAAAGCCTTAAAGCCTAAAACCCTTAAAGTTTGTGCTTTAATAGATAAAAAAGAAAGAAGAGAAGTAGATATCCCAGTAGATTATATAGGGTTTGAGGTGGAAAAGGGGTTTTTAGTAGGGTATGGGTTGGACTTTGCTGAGAAATATAGACATCTTTCTGAAGTTTACGAGATGGTAAAAGATGAGTAA
- a CDS encoding NAD(P)/FAD-dependent oxidoreductase produces the protein MRSLKYDVVIVGAGPAGIFTALELLKNKNLKVLIIEKGKDIRKRECPNLKISKCAKCIPCNIISGWGGAGAFSDGKLNLSKEIGGFLSEYIDPKTLSDFIEYVDQIYLSFGAPEVLYAPDEATLKKITAEAAKNGLLFIPSKIRHIGTEKCKEVLTNLQNYLEKKVDLLFETEVEEILVSKNKVKGVKLKDGRQILASFVVIAPGRSGNEWVQKECKRLKLSTSINPVDIGVRVEVPAAVMEDLTSKIYEPKFIYFSQTFDDKVRTFCVNPYGEVVTENIDGIWTVNGHSYATQKTENTNFAILCSTYFTEPFKEPVLYGKNIAKLANFLGNGVLVQRLGDIKRGRRSNEKRIARNLVQPTLKTATPGDLSFVLPYRYLVNILEMLDALDRVIPGVGSPYTLLYGVEVKFYSLRIKLTSNLETEVKNLFAAGDGAGITRGLIQASVSGVIVAREILRRFS, from the coding sequence ATGAGGTCATTAAAATATGATGTAGTTATAGTTGGTGCTGGACCAGCGGGGATTTTTACAGCCTTAGAACTTTTAAAAAATAAAAATCTTAAAGTTCTTATCATAGAAAAAGGGAAAGATATCAGAAAAAGGGAGTGTCCTAATCTTAAAATAAGCAAATGTGCAAAATGTATCCCTTGTAACATCATAAGCGGATGGGGAGGGGCTGGAGCTTTTAGTGACGGAAAGCTTAATCTTTCTAAAGAAATAGGAGGTTTTTTAAGCGAATATATAGACCCTAAAACACTTTCTGATTTTATAGAATATGTAGACCAAATTTACCTAAGCTTTGGTGCCCCTGAGGTTCTTTATGCCCCTGATGAAGCAACTTTAAAAAAAATTACTGCTGAAGCTGCTAAAAACGGTCTTCTTTTTATTCCTTCTAAAATCAGACATATAGGCACCGAGAAATGTAAAGAAGTATTAACCAACCTTCAAAATTATTTAGAAAAGAAAGTTGACCTTCTTTTTGAAACAGAGGTTGAAGAAATCTTGGTTAGTAAAAACAAGGTAAAAGGGGTTAAGTTAAAAGACGGAAGACAAATTTTAGCCTCTTTTGTGGTAATAGCACCTGGTAGGTCTGGCAATGAATGGGTTCAGAAAGAATGTAAAAGGCTTAAACTTTCTACAAGCATCAACCCTGTGGATATAGGAGTTAGGGTTGAGGTCCCAGCTGCGGTGATGGAAGATCTTACCTCCAAGATATATGAACCTAAATTTATCTATTTTTCCCAAACCTTTGACGATAAAGTTAGGACTTTTTGTGTTAATCCTTATGGTGAGGTAGTTACGGAAAACATAGACGGTATATGGACGGTAAACGGACATAGTTATGCTACTCAAAAAACTGAAAACACCAACTTTGCCATCCTTTGTAGCACCTATTTTACCGAACCCTTTAAAGAACCGGTTTTATATGGAAAAAACATTGCTAAATTAGCCAATTTCTTGGGAAACGGAGTTTTAGTACAACGGTTAGGAGATATTAAAAGAGGTAGAAGGTCAAACGAAAAAAGAATCGCTAGGAACTTAGTCCAACCAACCTTAAAAACTGCCACCCCAGGGGACCTAAGTTTTGTCCTTCCTTATAGGTATTTAGTAAATATTTTAGAGATGTTAGATGCCCTTGACAGGGTAATTCCAGGGGTAGGATCTCCTTATACTTTACTTTATGGGGTAGAAGTGAAATTTTACAGTCTAAGGATAAAACTAACCTCTAACTTAGAAACAGAGGTTAAAAATCTTTTTGCTGCCGGCGACGGCGCAGGTATTACCAGAGGGTTAATCCAGGCTTCAGTTTCAGGGGTAATTGTAGCCCGGGAAATCTTAAGACGTTTTTCTTAA
- a CDS encoding macro domain-containing protein, with protein MKVLVEGCEVSLVKGDITEQDTEAIVNAANEALIPGGGVDGAIHRKGGPAILEELRAKYKRCPTGQAVITRGGNLKARYVIHAVGPIYKDGKSGEPELLRSAYQNALRLALEYNLNSLSFPAISTGAYGYPLKEAAQISLQTTLAFLKEHKAPKKVVFVLWSDEHYQVFTETLKELLSSKD; from the coding sequence ATGAAAGTTTTGGTTGAAGGGTGTGAAGTTAGTCTGGTCAAAGGAGATATTACCGAACAAGATACCGAAGCCATCGTCAATGCAGCCAACGAAGCCCTTATTCCAGGAGGAGGGGTTGACGGAGCTATTCATAGAAAGGGAGGACCTGCGATTCTTGAGGAATTGAGAGCCAAATATAAAAGATGCCCAACCGGTCAGGCGGTGATAACAAGAGGTGGAAACCTCAAGGCAAGGTATGTAATCCATGCGGTAGGTCCAATCTATAAAGACGGAAAAAGTGGAGAACCTGAGCTTTTAAGAAGTGCTTATCAAAATGCTTTAAGGTTAGCTTTAGAGTATAACCTTAATTCGCTTTCTTTCCCTGCCATCAGCACAGGGGCTTATGGTTATCCTTTAAAAGAGGCTGCCCAAATATCTCTTCAAACAACACTTGCATTTTTAAAAGAGCACAAAGCCCCCAAAAAAGTAGTTTTTGTTTTGTGGAGCGACGAACATTATCAAGTTTTTACAGAAACCTTAAAAGAACTTCTTTCTTCAAAAGATTAA
- the rpoN gene encoding RNA polymerase factor sigma-54, producing MIELKNQLKLTQQLILTPQLKLLLKVLQLNSLELEEYLLQEVQINPFLEIEYKDLAPKVNQEKDYSAKEVKLTDEIDLGTEEFLEKSLYLIETQEEPEEPIWEKTLKAEEKLSDYLLWQFRMKEVTPIEYEIAQYIVGNLDEKGYLTLSSADIAKELHLTEDKVEKVRSIIKFLDPVGVASYDFKKCLLTQLLFLGYDKKSLPYVLVEKYFEQIPEGIEVLSQHLGIEPSKIEEALEVIKHLEPYPARNFYVETSTYIEPDLRFYKEDGEWKVEVLKEKTFTVRLNNFYREYLRLKKKNSQFLKSKQFLKEKLKEAENLLKALDSRYTSLYKVGTVILKHQKDFLEKGIKYLKPLTLKMVAEETELHESTISRIINHKYVQTPTGVYSLKFFFSSGYKASDGSTFSSKAIKDFLKKIIAQENPTKPLSDNEIAKVLKSKYGINIARRTVTKYREELQIPSVRERKKQKKG from the coding sequence ATGATAGAGCTAAAAAATCAATTAAAACTTACTCAACAACTAATTTTAACCCCTCAACTAAAACTTTTGCTAAAGGTTCTTCAGTTAAACAGTTTGGAGTTAGAAGAATATTTACTGCAAGAAGTCCAAATAAATCCTTTTTTAGAAATAGAGTATAAAGATTTAGCTCCAAAGGTTAATCAAGAAAAAGATTATTCAGCAAAAGAGGTTAAACTTACAGACGAAATAGACTTAGGTACCGAAGAATTTTTAGAAAAAAGTCTATATCTAATAGAAACCCAAGAAGAGCCAGAGGAACCTATCTGGGAAAAAACCCTTAAAGCCGAAGAAAAGCTTAGTGATTATCTTCTTTGGCAGTTTAGGATGAAAGAGGTTACCCCTATAGAATATGAAATAGCCCAATATATTGTAGGAAACCTTGATGAAAAAGGTTATCTTACTCTTTCTTCTGCAGACATCGCTAAGGAATTACACCTTACTGAAGATAAGGTAGAAAAAGTAAGGTCGATCATCAAATTTTTAGACCCGGTAGGGGTTGCTTCCTATGATTTTAAAAAATGTCTTCTTACTCAGCTTTTGTTTTTGGGTTATGACAAGAAAAGCCTACCTTATGTGTTGGTAGAAAAATATTTTGAGCAAATTCCTGAAGGAATAGAAGTCCTTTCCCAACACTTAGGAATAGAACCCTCAAAAATTGAAGAGGCTTTAGAAGTCATTAAACATTTAGAGCCTTATCCTGCCAGAAATTTTTATGTAGAAACCTCAACTTACATAGAACCAGACCTTAGATTTTATAAAGAAGATGGTGAATGGAAGGTTGAAGTTCTTAAAGAAAAAACATTTACAGTAAGATTAAACAATTTTTACAGAGAATACCTAAGACTAAAGAAGAAAAATTCTCAATTTTTAAAATCAAAACAGTTTTTAAAGGAAAAACTTAAAGAGGCTGAAAATCTATTAAAAGCTTTAGATAGCAGATACACCAGTCTTTATAAAGTTGGTACGGTTATCTTGAAGCATCAAAAAGATTTTTTAGAAAAGGGAATTAAGTATTTAAAACCTCTTACCTTAAAAATGGTAGCAGAAGAGACAGAACTTCACGAGTCTACCATTAGCAGGATCATTAATCATAAATATGTACAAACCCCTACAGGGGTTTATTCTCTTAAGTTTTTCTTTTCTTCAGGTTATAAAGCCTCCGACGGTTCAACTTTTTCTTCTAAAGCGATAAAAGACTTTCTCAAGAAAATCATCGCTCAAGAAAATCCTACTAAACCTCTAAGTGATAACGAAATAGCTAAGGTTTTAAAATCTAAATATGGAATCAACATCGCAAGAAGAACGGTTACCAAATATAGGGAGGAACTACAAATTCCTTCGGTTCGTGAGAGAAAAAAGCAAAAGAAGGGGTAA
- the gyrB gene encoding DNA topoisomerase (ATP-hydrolyzing) subunit B: MNTEKKEQYAAESIKVLSGLEGVRTRPAMYIGSTDVSGFHHLLWEVLDNAIDEALAGYATEIWIRLHQDGSASVEDNGRGIPVDIHPEEKVPALELVMTRLHAGAKFDHGVYKVSGGLHGVGVSVVNALSEWLIAEVYREGKIYKQTYKRGVPDGPVKVVGETKKRGTLVRFKPDREIFGDLDFDLDIIKKRVKELAYLNPDIKLYLIDERIGYNEKFHYKGGIVELVKTLNAKKNPVHSKVIYLSGERENIKVEIALQYNSGYTETIYSYVNNIFTKEGGTHVIGFRSALTKAINRYISDDKVPKQFKVKIEGEDVKEGLCAVISLKVPEPQFEGQTKMKLGNSEVKPIVESIVYEGLLKFFEENPGEAKKIIQKLVIAAKAREASRKAKELVRKKSEIEEFIVAGKLADCSEKDPEKRELFIVEGDSAGGSAKQARDRKFQAILPLKGKILNVEKANIEKMLSSEEIKSLIAALGTGIGSDNFNPEKCKYHRIIIMTDADVDGAHIRTLLLTFFYRQMYDLIEKGWIFIAQPPLYRVVDNKKEVYLKNDEELDKYIINRLAENIKISFTKDQQILSLKDFKNFFLNCAKLDRLLLNLLKKNYPPKVVLIVLQAGFDNLSYFEDLNKIEKIASECQKAGFKVSKVKSSEHNPKYYEFFVFSEKEATISCQVGPELILEKDYREALKVFSHLKPYLGYTINIEYKGEKKSWDDWFFYISEILTYLREEGRKGLFIQRYKGLGEMNSKQLWETTMNPEKRVLKQVTIKDAEQADELFSILMGENVEPRREFIYKHALEYRELDI, encoded by the coding sequence ATGAATACAGAAAAAAAAGAACAGTATGCAGCAGAAAGTATTAAGGTTTTATCTGGTTTAGAAGGGGTTAGGACTAGACCAGCTATGTATATAGGGTCTACTGATGTTTCAGGTTTTCATCATCTACTCTGGGAAGTTTTAGACAACGCTATAGATGAGGCTTTAGCTGGATATGCTACCGAAATCTGGATTAGGCTTCACCAAGATGGTTCTGCCAGCGTAGAGGATAACGGAAGAGGTATTCCAGTAGATATTCATCCAGAAGAAAAGGTGCCTGCTTTAGAGTTAGTCATGACCAGACTACACGCAGGAGCAAAATTTGACCACGGGGTTTATAAGGTATCAGGTGGTCTTCACGGCGTGGGAGTTTCAGTGGTAAACGCCCTTTCAGAATGGTTGATAGCTGAAGTTTATAGAGAAGGGAAAATTTACAAACAAACTTATAAAAGAGGGGTTCCAGACGGACCTGTAAAAGTAGTAGGAGAGACTAAAAAAAGAGGAACTTTAGTTAGGTTTAAACCTGATAGGGAAATTTTTGGAGACTTAGATTTTGATTTAGACATCATAAAAAAACGGGTAAAAGAGTTAGCCTACTTAAACCCAGACATAAAACTTTATCTTATAGACGAAAGGATAGGTTATAACGAAAAATTTCATTATAAAGGAGGTATAGTTGAGTTAGTTAAAACCTTAAACGCCAAAAAAAACCCGGTCCATTCTAAAGTAATCTACCTTTCCGGAGAAAGAGAAAATATCAAAGTAGAAATAGCTTTACAATATAATTCAGGATATACAGAAACCATTTACAGTTATGTTAATAATATCTTTACCAAGGAAGGTGGCACCCATGTAATAGGGTTTAGATCTGCCCTTACTAAAGCCATAAATCGTTACATCTCAGACGACAAAGTACCTAAGCAGTTTAAGGTAAAAATCGAAGGAGAAGATGTAAAAGAAGGACTTTGTGCAGTAATTTCTCTTAAAGTGCCTGAACCGCAGTTTGAGGGTCAGACCAAAATGAAGCTTGGAAACAGCGAAGTAAAACCTATCGTAGAATCTATCGTTTATGAAGGACTTTTAAAGTTTTTTGAAGAAAATCCAGGAGAAGCCAAAAAAATCATCCAAAAATTAGTTATTGCTGCTAAAGCAAGAGAGGCTTCAAGGAAAGCCAAAGAACTGGTAAGAAAAAAAAGTGAAATAGAAGAATTTATAGTGGCAGGAAAATTAGCTGATTGTTCCGAAAAGGACCCAGAAAAAAGAGAACTTTTTATCGTAGAGGGCGACTCTGCAGGAGGTTCTGCCAAACAAGCCAGAGACAGAAAATTTCAAGCTATCCTTCCTCTAAAGGGAAAAATACTTAACGTAGAAAAGGCTAATATAGAAAAAATGCTTTCTTCGGAAGAAATAAAAAGTTTAATAGCTGCATTAGGGACAGGGATAGGCTCTGATAATTTTAATCCTGAGAAGTGTAAATACCATAGAATAATCATCATGACCGACGCAGATGTAGACGGAGCCCACATAAGAACCCTCTTGCTAACCTTCTTTTACAGACAGATGTACGATTTGATAGAAAAAGGTTGGATATTTATCGCCCAACCCCCTCTTTATAGAGTAGTTGACAATAAAAAAGAAGTTTATCTTAAAAACGATGAAGAATTAGACAAATACATCATAAATAGATTGGCAGAAAACATAAAAATTTCTTTTACCAAAGACCAACAAATTCTTTCCCTTAAGGACTTTAAAAACTTTTTCCTAAACTGCGCCAAACTTGATAGACTACTTCTTAACCTACTCAAAAAAAATTATCCTCCTAAGGTCGTACTTATTGTGCTTCAAGCAGGTTTTGATAATCTCTCTTATTTTGAAGACCTAAATAAAATCGAAAAAATAGCTTCTGAATGTCAAAAGGCAGGTTTTAAAGTTTCTAAGGTAAAATCAAGTGAGCACAACCCTAAGTATTACGAATTTTTTGTGTTCTCTGAAAAAGAAGCCACCATTTCCTGTCAAGTAGGACCAGAGCTTATCTTAGAAAAAGACTACCGAGAGGCCTTAAAGGTGTTTTCCCATCTCAAACCTTACTTAGGTTATACGATTAACATAGAATACAAAGGAGAAAAAAAATCTTGGGATGATTGGTTTTTCTATATCTCTGAAATACTTACCTATCTTAGAGAAGAAGGAAGAAAAGGGCTCTTTATTCAAAGATATAAAGGATTAGGAGAGATGAACTCAAAACAGCTGTGGGAAACTACGATGAACCCAGAAAAAAGAGTTTTAAAACAGGTAACCATAAAAGATGCCGAACAAGCAGATGAACTATTTTCTATCCTTATGGGAGAAAACGTCGAACCAAGAAGAGAATTTATCTATAAACATGCGTTAGAATATAGAGAATTAGACATTTAA
- a CDS encoding rhomboid family intramembrane serine protease has product MGNMWTLWIFGDNVEDRLGPFRFLLFYLVCGILATMLHSFIYTNSVIPLVGASGAISGVMGAYFLLYPLARILVVFPVFFIPLFFEVPAFLFLGLWFLMQFYNGLFSLVLPDSFGGVAWFAHIGGFLAGAILYRVFCNKKCRFYRDEYTYFGSLFDIDKS; this is encoded by the coding sequence ATAGGCAACATGTGGACTTTATGGATTTTTGGAGATAACGTAGAGGACAGATTAGGTCCCTTTAGGTTTTTACTTTTTTATTTGGTATGTGGAATTTTGGCTACGATGCTTCACTCTTTTATCTATACCAACTCGGTTATCCCTTTGGTAGGTGCTTCTGGGGCTATTTCTGGAGTTATGGGAGCATACTTCTTGTTGTATCCTTTAGCTCGAATTTTAGTAGTCTTTCCTGTTTTTTTTATTCCCCTCTTTTTTGAGGTCCCTGCCTTTTTGTTTTTAGGTTTATGGTTTTTGATGCAGTTTTATAACGGCCTTTTTTCGTTGGTTCTCCCAGATAGTTTTGGTGGGGTTGCTTGGTTTGCCCACATAGGTGGTTTTTTAGCAGGGGCGATTTTATACAGAGTTTTTTGCAATAAAAAATGCAGGTTTTATCGTGATGAATATACCTATTTTGGTTCTTTATTTGATATAGATAAGTCTTGA